A genomic region of Pseudomonas sp. MPC6 contains the following coding sequences:
- a CDS encoding 3-oxoadipyl-CoA thiolase: protein MLDAYVYSGLRTPFGRHAGSLSGVRPDDLVGGLLARIMEASNFPAEALEDVILGCTNQAGEDSRNVARNALLSAGLPFSVPGQTVNRLCASGLSAVIDAARAITCGEGRLYLAGGVESMSRAPLVIAKAESAFSRTQELADSTIGARFSNPKLVQRYGNDSMPQTGDNVALAYSISREDADRFAAASQARYQVALQAGVLDDEILAIDVPTGRKGQTQRVSHDEHPRPQSDLAALSRLQPLFPNGVVTAGNASGINDGAAAVLLGNREIGIAHGVQPMARILSSAVVGVEPRIMGIGPHRAIEVALQRAGISLAEVDLIEINEAFAPQVLSCLKALELSFDDPRVNPNGGAIAIGHPLGASGARLVLSACRTLQRNNLRYAVVSLCVGVGQGVAMVIERA from the coding sequence ATGCTTGATGCCTATGTTTACAGCGGTTTGCGTACACCTTTCGGTCGCCATGCCGGCAGCCTGTCCGGGGTGCGCCCGGATGATCTGGTCGGGGGCCTGTTGGCCCGGATTATGGAAGCGTCGAATTTCCCTGCCGAAGCGCTGGAAGATGTGATTCTCGGCTGCACCAATCAGGCCGGTGAAGACAGCCGCAATGTGGCGCGCAATGCTTTGCTCAGTGCCGGTTTGCCGTTCAGCGTGCCTGGGCAGACAGTCAACCGCTTGTGCGCCAGTGGCCTGTCGGCAGTGATCGATGCGGCGCGGGCAATCACCTGCGGTGAAGGTCGGCTGTACCTGGCCGGCGGCGTCGAGAGCATGTCGCGGGCGCCCCTGGTGATCGCCAAGGCCGAGAGCGCTTTCAGCCGGACCCAAGAGCTGGCGGACAGTACCATCGGCGCACGTTTTTCCAACCCGAAGCTGGTGCAGCGTTACGGCAACGACAGCATGCCGCAGACCGGCGACAACGTTGCCCTGGCGTATTCCATCAGTCGCGAGGACGCTGATCGTTTCGCCGCCGCGTCTCAAGCGCGTTACCAGGTCGCCTTGCAGGCTGGCGTACTGGACGACGAAATCCTGGCCATCGACGTGCCGACCGGGCGCAAAGGACAGACCCAGCGCGTCAGCCACGACGAGCACCCGCGACCACAGTCCGACTTGGCGGCATTGTCGCGGTTGCAGCCGCTGTTCCCGAACGGCGTCGTCACCGCGGGCAACGCCTCGGGAATCAACGATGGTGCCGCCGCCGTGTTGCTGGGCAACCGCGAGATCGGCATTGCGCATGGGGTGCAACCCATGGCACGGATTCTCTCCTCGGCAGTGGTCGGGGTAGAGCCCCGGATCATGGGCATTGGCCCGCACCGGGCGATTGAAGTGGCCTTGCAGCGCGCCGGTATCAGCCTCGCCGAAGTCGATCTGATCGAGATCAACGAGGCGTTCGCCCCACAGGTGTTGTCCTGCCTCAAGGCGCTGGAGCTGAGTTTCGACGACCCGCGGGTCAATCCCAACGGCGGCGCCATCGCCATCGGCCATCCACTGGGCGCCTCCGGAGCCCGGCTGGTGCTGAGTGCCTGTCGCACCTTGCAGCGCAACAACCTGCGCTACGCCGTCGTCAGCCTCTGCGTCGGGGTGGGCCAGGGCGTGGCCATGGTCATCGAGCGCGCCTGA
- a CDS encoding DUF2834 domain-containing protein: MKKPYISLAALVIFSLYTAGTMLFAEQSLIDFGLGLLSSPDTAQVVIDLYLLGVLACVWMYRDARSKGRSMASLVPYFLITAVFVSIGPLLYIVINGFGRKAPR, translated from the coding sequence ATGAAAAAACCCTACATCTCGCTTGCTGCATTGGTGATTTTTTCGTTGTATACGGCGGGTACCATGCTCTTTGCCGAGCAATCGCTCATCGACTTTGGCCTTGGGTTACTGTCCAGCCCAGACACTGCCCAGGTAGTCATTGATCTCTACCTGCTGGGCGTCCTCGCTTGCGTCTGGATGTATCGGGATGCTCGTTCCAAAGGCCGATCTATGGCCTCTCTTGTGCCTTATTTCCTGATAACAGCCGTATTTGTATCGATCGGCCCATTGCTCTACATCGTCATCAACGGGTTTGGCAGGAAAGCACCGCGGTAG
- a CDS encoding IclR family transcriptional regulator, which produces MGRNKADHQAVDQAKGTDEIGLLKMGMLDPASALSDDESTGQFVTALARGLELMRCFTPRDNVLGNQDLARMTGLPKPTVTRLTNTLMRLGCLKREVHSGKYQLDVGVLGFGYAMLSNLAIRTVAHPLMEGLANHAQAAVAMAARDRLQMVYLDVVQGQGNMTMRRQIGSYLPLAQSSVGRACLAAMPETEREFLLDHIRQRETEQWPAIRKGLDRAFRDYADYGFCLSVGEWHRDVNSVAVPLLHPQYGLLTFNCGGPSFQLPREQLVDDIGPRLINMVNNIGAAAR; this is translated from the coding sequence ATGGGTCGCAACAAGGCAGATCACCAGGCCGTGGACCAGGCGAAAGGAACGGATGAAATCGGCTTGCTGAAGATGGGGATGCTCGATCCCGCCAGCGCGCTGAGCGATGACGAAAGCACTGGCCAGTTCGTGACGGCGTTGGCCCGCGGGCTTGAGTTGATGCGGTGTTTCACGCCGCGGGACAACGTGCTCGGCAATCAGGACCTGGCGCGGATGACCGGGCTGCCCAAACCGACCGTGACGCGGCTGACCAATACGCTGATGCGCCTGGGCTGCCTCAAGCGTGAAGTGCATTCAGGCAAGTATCAGCTGGACGTCGGCGTATTGGGTTTCGGTTACGCCATGTTGTCGAACCTGGCGATTCGCACGGTGGCGCATCCCCTGATGGAGGGTTTGGCCAATCACGCCCAGGCGGCCGTCGCCATGGCCGCCCGCGATCGACTGCAGATGGTGTACCTGGATGTGGTCCAGGGTCAGGGCAACATGACCATGCGTCGGCAGATCGGCAGCTACTTGCCGCTGGCACAGAGCTCGGTGGGCCGGGCGTGCCTGGCGGCGATGCCGGAAACCGAGCGGGAATTTCTGCTCGACCACATTCGCCAGCGTGAAACGGAGCAATGGCCAGCCATCCGCAAGGGCCTGGACAGAGCCTTCAGGGATTACGCCGACTACGGCTTCTGCCTGTCGGTGGGTGAGTGGCACCGCGACGTCAACTCCGTTGCAGTGCCGTTGCTGCACCCGCAGTACGGGTTGCTGACCTTCAACTGCGGTGGACCGAGCTTTCAGCTACCCCGTGAGCAGCTCGTGGACGATATCGGGCCTCGCCTGATCAACATGGTCAATAACATTGGCGCCGCTGCTCGCTGA
- a CDS encoding enoyl-CoA hydratase, whose translation MDSQPNAVVALHIRDDAVAVVRIQRPEVKNALNSAVREQLAEIFRALAGNERVRAIVLTGGEQCFVAGADIREFAEASPIEMYRRHTEYLWEAISRCPKPVIAAVNGFALGGGCELAMHCDIIVAGQSARFGQPEVKLGLMPGAGGTQRLIRAVGKFQAMRIALTGCLVAAPEALAMGMVSEVVSDERTVPRALELAAEIAALPPLAVAQIKEVLLLGADLPLDSALALERKAFQLLFDSRDQKEGATAFLEKRQANFSGE comes from the coding sequence ATGGACTCCCAGCCCAACGCTGTAGTGGCTCTGCACATTCGCGATGACGCCGTCGCTGTCGTACGGATCCAGCGGCCCGAGGTCAAGAACGCGCTCAACAGCGCAGTGCGCGAACAGTTGGCTGAAATCTTTCGCGCCCTGGCCGGCAATGAACGGGTGCGTGCGATCGTTCTCACCGGTGGTGAGCAGTGCTTTGTCGCCGGTGCCGACATCCGCGAGTTCGCCGAGGCCAGCCCGATCGAGATGTATCGCCGCCACACGGAGTACTTGTGGGAGGCCATCTCTCGTTGCCCTAAACCGGTGATCGCCGCGGTGAACGGTTTTGCCTTGGGCGGCGGCTGTGAACTGGCGATGCACTGCGACATCATCGTTGCAGGGCAGTCGGCACGCTTCGGCCAGCCGGAGGTCAAGCTTGGCCTGATGCCGGGCGCCGGTGGCACCCAACGGCTGATTCGCGCCGTCGGCAAATTCCAGGCGATGCGTATCGCACTCACGGGCTGCCTGGTCGCGGCCCCCGAAGCACTGGCCATGGGCATGGTCAGCGAGGTGGTGAGTGACGAGCGCACAGTGCCGCGCGCCCTTGAGCTGGCCGCTGAAATAGCCGCCTTGCCGCCGCTGGCTGTGGCGCAGATCAAAGAGGTGCTGCTGCTCGGCGCCGACTTGCCCCTGGACAGCGCCCTGGCGTTGGAGCGCAAGGCGTTTCAGTTACTGTTCGATTCCAGGGACCAGAAGGAGGGCGCTACTGCCTTCCTGGAAAAACGCCAAGCCAACTTCTCGGGAGAGTGA
- a CDS encoding OprD family porin produces the protein MNQTSTLKRLALGVFTCSVGPLAHADFIKDSHATLALRNMYLNHDYRDQPGPAGQSKTEEWGQGFMLNYTSGFTAGSLGFGVDAMVLQGVTLDSGAGDHRGSSMIPSDGDGAAAAWSRLGVTGKSRLGKTEARLGTLTPKLPILQANDGRLLPQTFEGAQLTSQDIDNLTVTAGRLDQATSRASSDRTGLAVGGGTRESDEFLFAGADYKLSKNLTAQYYVANLEDYYTQQFFGLQHTLALGEGQSIKTDLRYFDTGSSGANGSARGRADGYRVGGYTPDNSGEIDNRTWSAMFTYSVGGHALTGGYQQVSDGSNFVQLNQGTLPGKGAQGASLYLFTDRLLASFNRAGERTWIGQYAYDFAPLGVPGLRGSVSYFKGDHIKSATHVDQQEWERDLALDYVIQSGPFSGVALGWRHSTLRSQLAPAQDLNRLVVSYTLALF, from the coding sequence ATGAATCAGACTTCAACCCTGAAACGCCTGGCACTGGGCGTCTTCACCTGTTCCGTCGGCCCGCTCGCCCATGCCGACTTCATCAAGGACAGCCATGCCACCCTGGCCTTGCGCAACATGTACCTCAACCATGACTACCGCGATCAGCCGGGCCCTGCCGGACAGAGCAAAACCGAGGAGTGGGGCCAGGGGTTCATGCTCAATTACACCTCGGGCTTCACGGCCGGGAGCCTGGGTTTCGGCGTGGATGCCATGGTGCTGCAGGGCGTAACCCTGGACAGCGGCGCGGGTGATCATCGCGGCAGCTCGATGATTCCAAGCGACGGCGATGGCGCCGCCGCTGCATGGAGCCGTCTGGGCGTGACCGGCAAATCGCGCCTGGGCAAGACCGAGGCGCGGCTGGGCACACTGACGCCCAAACTGCCGATCCTGCAGGCGAACGACGGTCGCCTGCTGCCGCAGACGTTCGAAGGGGCACAACTCACCAGCCAGGACATCGACAACCTGACCGTCACTGCGGGCCGCCTGGACCAGGCCACGTCACGGGCGTCCAGCGACCGTACCGGCCTGGCGGTGGGTGGCGGCACCCGGGAAAGCGATGAATTCCTGTTCGCCGGGGCCGACTACAAACTCAGTAAAAACCTGACCGCACAATATTATGTGGCCAACCTCGAGGACTATTACACCCAGCAGTTTTTCGGCTTGCAGCATACGCTCGCGCTGGGCGAAGGCCAGTCGATCAAGACCGACCTGCGTTACTTCGATACCGGCTCCAGCGGCGCCAACGGCTCAGCCCGCGGCCGCGCCGACGGTTACCGCGTCGGGGGCTATACCCCGGACAATTCCGGCGAAATCGATAACCGAACCTGGAGCGCGATGTTCACCTACTCCGTGGGTGGCCATGCGCTGACGGGGGGCTACCAGCAGGTTTCCGATGGCAGCAACTTTGTCCAGCTCAACCAGGGCACGCTGCCCGGCAAAGGCGCCCAGGGCGCGAGCCTCTATCTGTTTACCGATCGCCTGCTCGCCAGCTTCAACCGCGCCGGCGAACGCACCTGGATCGGTCAGTATGCCTATGACTTCGCTCCGCTGGGCGTGCCCGGCCTGCGTGGTTCAGTGAGCTATTTCAAGGGCGATCACATCAAGAGCGCCACCCACGTCGACCAGCAGGAATGGGAGCGCGACCTGGCGCTGGACTACGTCATCCAGAGCGGCCCGTTCAGCGGAGTGGCCCTGGGCTGGCGACACAGCACACTGCGCTCGCAGCTGGCTCCCGCCCAAGACCTGAATCGTCTGGTCGTCAGCTATACCCTGGCGCTATTCTGA
- a CDS encoding MFS transporter, with amino-acid sequence MDAAAQASATTHAKTSTWVLVFIFCFLGLLIDGADLMLLSYSLSSLKAEFGLSNVEAGSLGSFTLAGMAIGGIYGGWACDRFGRVKTVVWSIVLFSVGTAVLGLTHSYWQFAITRFVASLGIGALYVACNTLMSEYVPTRYRTTVLGTLQAGWSVGYIVATLLAGWILPVHGWRWLFYIAIIPVILAVVMQRFVPEPQTWINAQAERARKKISGAQQSIPAKRESMYKLIFSDPQASRMFIFWALTAGFLQFGYYGVNNWMPTYLESELGMNLKSMTGYMVGTYTAMILGKILAGLAADRIGRRTVFAFGALGTAIFLPVIVLFQSQDNILWMLVVFGFLYGIPYGVNATYMTESFEAKFRGSAVGGAYNIGRLGAAIAPAAIGFLASHGSIGVGFLVMGAAYFICGVIPALFIKDKQFDPQKQ; translated from the coding sequence ATGGACGCTGCTGCTCAGGCGAGTGCGACGACGCACGCCAAAACCAGTACCTGGGTACTGGTCTTCATCTTCTGCTTTCTTGGATTGTTGATCGACGGTGCCGATCTGATGCTGCTGTCCTACAGCCTCAGTAGCCTGAAGGCCGAGTTCGGCCTGAGCAACGTCGAGGCCGGCAGCCTGGGTAGCTTTACCCTGGCCGGGATGGCCATCGGTGGCATCTACGGCGGCTGGGCCTGCGATCGTTTCGGCCGGGTGAAAACCGTGGTCTGGAGTATCGTCCTGTTTTCCGTCGGCACCGCTGTCCTGGGCCTGACGCACAGCTATTGGCAATTCGCGATCACCCGGTTCGTGGCCTCGCTGGGGATCGGCGCACTGTACGTGGCCTGCAACACATTGATGTCCGAATACGTGCCCACCCGCTACCGCACCACCGTCCTCGGCACCCTGCAGGCAGGCTGGTCGGTGGGGTATATCGTGGCGACCCTGCTGGCGGGCTGGATACTGCCAGTGCATGGCTGGCGCTGGCTGTTCTACATCGCCATTATCCCGGTGATCCTGGCCGTGGTGATGCAACGATTCGTGCCGGAGCCACAAACCTGGATCAACGCCCAGGCCGAGCGCGCCCGGAAAAAAATCAGCGGCGCCCAACAGTCAATCCCCGCAAAGCGCGAGAGCATGTACAAGCTGATCTTCAGTGATCCGCAGGCCAGCCGGATGTTTATCTTCTGGGCCCTGACTGCCGGCTTTCTGCAGTTCGGTTACTACGGTGTGAACAACTGGATGCCGACGTACCTGGAAAGCGAACTGGGCATGAACCTCAAGTCCATGACCGGCTACATGGTCGGCACCTACACCGCGATGATCCTCGGCAAAATCCTGGCGGGCCTGGCGGCTGACCGTATCGGGCGGCGTACCGTGTTCGCCTTTGGCGCCCTGGGGACCGCGATATTCCTGCCGGTGATCGTGCTGTTCCAAAGCCAGGACAACATCCTGTGGATGCTGGTGGTGTTCGGCTTCTTGTACGGCATTCCTTATGGTGTGAACGCCACGTACATGACCGAAAGCTTCGAGGCCAAATTCCGCGGGTCCGCCGTAGGCGGTGCCTACAATATCGGGCGTCTGGGCGCGGCGATTGCGCCGGCCGCTATCGGCTTCCTCGCCTCGCATGGCTCGATCGGCGTGGGCTTCCTCGTCATGGGCGCGGCCTACTTCATCTGCGGCGTGATTCCCGCGCTGTTTATCAAGGACAAGCAATTCGATCCGCAAAAACAGTAG
- a CDS encoding 3-hydroxyacyl-CoA dehydrogenase, producing MNPHALQRIGVVGTGAMGQGIAQIMAQAGLDVLLFDAREGAASAAREQLAATFAKLQEKARITPQAAAEALEHLQVVDSLQALVDCQLVVEAIVENLSVKQGLFRQLDELLDATTVLASNTSSLSITAIASVCKHPERVAGLHFFNPVPQMRLVEVIGGIATRPDVIEQLQALVKRIGHYPAISKDSPGFIVNHAGRAFGTEALRMLSEGVAPVALIDAVLRDGAGFRMGPFELLDLIGLDVSLPVMESVYRQFYEEPRYRPHPLLSLMQAGGHLGRKSGQGFYQYEGQGAAPRRVQPVPQCPQLPPVWVAGDDEVGKTRLLALLEHLGAEIERGPRPSAEALCVLASLGDDTAESALRHGTDPARTVAIDTLLELDSLRCLMVSPATRLDMQNAAHALFSADGGTVAMIRDSCGFILQRTLASIVNLACDIAQQGIASVADIDMAVRLGLGYPQGPLAWGDQLGAARLLQILQRMHDLTGDPRYRPSGWLRRRARLGMSLCQPENLMPA from the coding sequence ATGAACCCACACGCATTGCAGCGCATCGGTGTCGTCGGGACGGGCGCCATGGGGCAGGGCATCGCCCAGATCATGGCCCAGGCCGGGTTGGACGTCTTGCTGTTCGATGCTCGCGAAGGTGCGGCGAGCGCGGCGCGAGAGCAACTGGCGGCGACCTTCGCCAAGTTGCAGGAGAAGGCGCGGATCACCCCGCAAGCGGCCGCCGAGGCGCTGGAGCATTTGCAGGTGGTCGATAGCCTGCAAGCCCTGGTGGATTGCCAATTGGTAGTCGAGGCGATCGTCGAGAACCTTTCGGTCAAGCAGGGTCTGTTCCGGCAACTGGATGAGTTGCTCGACGCGACGACCGTGCTGGCGAGCAATACCTCGTCACTGTCGATCACCGCGATCGCCTCCGTCTGCAAGCACCCCGAGCGTGTGGCCGGGCTGCATTTTTTCAATCCGGTACCGCAGATGCGCCTAGTCGAAGTGATCGGCGGTATCGCAACCCGGCCGGACGTCATCGAGCAACTGCAGGCGCTGGTCAAGCGCATCGGTCATTACCCGGCCATTTCCAAAGACTCCCCGGGGTTCATCGTCAACCACGCCGGTCGAGCCTTCGGCACCGAGGCGTTGCGCATGCTCAGTGAGGGCGTCGCGCCGGTGGCGCTGATCGACGCGGTACTGCGCGACGGTGCCGGCTTTCGCATGGGGCCGTTTGAATTGCTGGACCTGATCGGCCTGGATGTCAGCCTGCCGGTGATGGAGTCGGTGTATCGACAGTTCTATGAAGAGCCTCGTTACCGGCCCCATCCGCTGCTGAGCCTGATGCAAGCGGGCGGGCACCTGGGGCGCAAGAGCGGCCAGGGGTTTTACCAGTACGAAGGGCAGGGCGCCGCGCCGCGCCGGGTTCAGCCCGTGCCGCAGTGTCCACAGCTGCCGCCGGTGTGGGTGGCGGGCGATGATGAAGTTGGCAAGACGCGCTTGCTGGCCTTGCTTGAACACCTGGGCGCCGAGATCGAGCGCGGCCCGCGGCCGTCCGCCGAGGCCTTGTGCGTGCTGGCCTCGCTGGGTGACGACACCGCCGAATCCGCCCTGCGTCACGGCACGGACCCCGCGCGCACCGTGGCGATCGATACCTTGCTGGAACTCGACAGCCTGCGTTGCCTGATGGTCAGCCCGGCGACCCGGCTGGACATGCAGAACGCCGCCCATGCGCTGTTCAGCGCCGACGGCGGCACGGTGGCGATGATCCGTGACAGCTGCGGTTTCATCCTCCAGCGCACCCTGGCCTCGATCGTCAACCTGGCCTGCGATATCGCTCAGCAGGGCATCGCTTCGGTCGCCGACATCGATATGGCGGTGCGCCTGGGACTGGGTTATCCGCAGGGGCCACTGGCGTGGGGCGACCAGTTGGGTGCTGCGCGCCTGCTGCAGATCCTGCAACGCATGCATGACCTCACCGGTGACCCGCGTTACCGCCCCAGCGGCTGGCTACGCCGACGGGCGCGCCTGGGCATGTCCCTGTGCCAGCCGGAAAACCTGATGCCGGCCTGA
- a CDS encoding LysR family substrate-binding domain-containing protein codes for MTVWIRDGDGNDVATTLPQARALLDNALDFGLVRLPLNVAGVHTRMLFEESLVVALPQDHPLCTQRRIKPQDLAGCPMLVLARKFAPGLYDQMLAGFHRRKVTLTIAREMGEFTTLLALVAAGLGLGILPSGAASALPIGVVTRPLTLAMSGAGIGIGIGIGIGIGIGIGVAWTGLENPRKRALMQVLDELYP; via the coding sequence TTGACTGTCTGGATTCGGGATGGAGATGGCAATGATGTCGCCACCACGCTGCCGCAGGCCCGGGCCTTGCTGGACAACGCCCTGGATTTTGGCCTGGTACGCCTGCCGTTGAATGTGGCTGGCGTGCACACGCGCATGCTCTTCGAGGAGTCGCTGGTGGTGGCGCTGCCGCAAGACCACCCGCTGTGCACCCAGCGTCGTATCAAGCCTCAGGATCTGGCCGGATGCCCGATGCTGGTGCTGGCGCGCAAGTTCGCGCCCGGCTTGTATGACCAGATGCTGGCGGGTTTTCACCGACGCAAGGTCACCCTGACGATCGCCCGGGAGATGGGCGAGTTCACCACCCTGTTGGCCTTGGTGGCCGCCGGCCTGGGCCTCGGCATCTTGCCCAGCGGTGCCGCATCGGCGCTGCCCATCGGAGTCGTGACCCGCCCCCTGACACTGGCCATGAGCGGCGCCGGCATCGGCATCGGCATCGGCATCGGCATCGGCATCGGCATCGGCATCGGCGTAGCCTGGACCGGCCTGGAAAACCCACGCAAGCGAGCGCTGATGCAGGTGCTCGATGAACTCTATCCATAA
- a CDS encoding acyl-CoA dehydrogenase family protein, which translates to MIRDTETLQILLDSLRQFVSEVLIPRENEVAETDNIPADIVVQLQEMGLFGLTLPEEFGGMGVTMEEEVNIAFELGRTSPAFRSYIGTNNGIGSIGILLDGSPEQKARYLPKLASGELLSAFCLTEPDSGSDAASLKTTAVRDGDSYILNGTKRFITNAPHANIFTVMARTNPAIKGSGGISAFIVERDTAGISLGKTDHKMGHKGAHTCDVIFENARVPASQLIGGVEGVGFKTAMKVLDKGRLHIAALSVGAAERMLADSLQYAIERKQFGKPIAEFQLIQAMLADSKAEIYAARCMVLDAARKRDDGRNVSTEASCAKMFATEMCGRVADRCVQIHGGAGYVSEYAIERFYRDVRLFRIYEGTTQIQQLVIARNMIRDAQG; encoded by the coding sequence ATGATCCGTGATACCGAAACCCTGCAGATACTGCTGGATTCCCTTCGTCAGTTCGTCAGCGAAGTGCTGATTCCCCGTGAGAACGAGGTGGCCGAGACCGACAACATCCCGGCCGACATCGTCGTGCAATTGCAAGAGATGGGGCTGTTCGGCCTGACCCTGCCGGAAGAGTTCGGCGGCATGGGCGTGACCATGGAAGAAGAGGTCAACATCGCCTTCGAACTGGGCCGCACCTCCCCGGCCTTTCGTTCTTACATCGGCACCAACAACGGCATCGGCTCTATCGGCATTCTGCTCGATGGCAGCCCGGAGCAGAAAGCCAGGTACCTGCCAAAGCTGGCCAGTGGCGAGCTGCTCAGTGCCTTCTGCCTGACCGAACCCGATTCGGGGTCTGATGCGGCCTCGCTCAAAACCACGGCCGTGCGTGACGGCGACAGCTATATCCTCAACGGCACCAAACGCTTCATCACCAATGCGCCCCACGCCAACATCTTCACCGTGATGGCGCGCACCAATCCGGCCATCAAGGGTTCCGGCGGCATCAGTGCGTTCATCGTCGAGCGTGATACGGCCGGTATCTCCCTGGGTAAAACCGATCACAAGATGGGCCACAAAGGCGCTCACACCTGCGACGTGATCTTCGAAAATGCCCGCGTTCCCGCCAGCCAACTGATCGGTGGCGTTGAAGGCGTGGGTTTTAAAACCGCTATGAAAGTCCTGGATAAAGGTCGCCTGCATATTGCCGCCCTGAGCGTCGGCGCCGCCGAGCGCATGCTGGCCGATTCGCTGCAATATGCGATTGAGCGCAAGCAATTCGGCAAGCCGATTGCCGAGTTCCAACTGATCCAGGCGATGCTTGCCGACAGCAAGGCGGAAATCTATGCAGCCCGCTGCATGGTCCTCGATGCCGCGCGCAAGCGTGACGACGGACGTAACGTCAGCACGGAAGCCTCCTGCGCCAAGATGTTCGCCACTGAAATGTGCGGACGGGTCGCCGACCGCTGCGTACAGATTCATGGTGGCGCCGGCTATGTCAGCGAATACGCCATTGAACGCTTCTATCGCGATGTTCGCCTGTTCCGCATTTATGAAGGCACCACCCAGATCCAACAGCTGGTCATTGCCCGCAACATGATCCGCGACGCGCAAGGCTAA
- a CDS encoding ATP-binding cassette domain-containing protein: protein MTQRLLQLDQVSFTLPDGRMLFDRLNHTFSTRATGIVGANGCGKSLLGQLLTGEQLPTNGIVRREGQVYAVAQLLEPERYPSVAALTGVEPILAALERIAQGSVDDDDHLLAVDQWDCAMRLEVQLQQVGLGHLNADSRTDALSGGERQRVALMGAWLSRADWLILDEPSNHLDIDQQHKLAQQIDRWPNGLVLISHDRGLLEHVSEIVELSPLGLAAYGGNYSQYAAAREQEQQAFQSALQGERMQAKREQREMLVQMERQQRRNARGDRQARDGNQTKLITNAQKERSENSQGKLRLNQQVAREQQQQRIAEARARCAPEIQRMMLSPESVVPNGKLILQLNDVVLPFGHTAPINLTLTGPRRMVILGANGSGKSTLLRVIAGQLPVRGGELICSCHVGWLDQHAGLQYPERTAVQWLHESNPELPEAEARTRLAQMGIDADRAMLETCQLSGGERLKIALAAQLYAQRPPQLLLLDEPDNHLDLPSRIALEQMLDQYQGALIVVSHDSAFLQALHLDAELQLNS, encoded by the coding sequence ATGACTCAACGGCTACTTCAACTTGATCAAGTGTCGTTCACGCTGCCCGACGGGCGCATGCTGTTCGATCGCTTGAACCACACCTTCAGTACCAGGGCCACAGGAATCGTGGGCGCCAATGGCTGTGGCAAGTCCTTGCTTGGCCAGCTCCTGACGGGGGAGCAACTGCCCACCAACGGCATCGTCCGCCGCGAAGGGCAGGTTTATGCCGTGGCGCAGTTACTGGAACCCGAGCGCTATCCCAGCGTTGCCGCGCTGACCGGGGTCGAGCCTATTCTGGCGGCACTGGAGCGCATAGCCCAAGGCAGCGTCGACGATGACGACCATTTGCTGGCGGTCGACCAATGGGATTGCGCCATGCGCCTTGAGGTGCAACTGCAGCAGGTCGGCCTGGGTCATTTGAACGCCGACTCGCGCACCGACGCACTCAGTGGTGGCGAACGGCAACGGGTGGCGCTAATGGGGGCGTGGTTATCCAGGGCCGACTGGCTCATTCTGGATGAGCCCAGCAACCACCTGGATATTGATCAGCAACACAAGCTGGCGCAGCAGATCGATCGCTGGCCCAACGGCCTGGTGTTGATCAGCCACGACCGCGGACTTCTGGAGCACGTGAGCGAAATTGTCGAGCTTTCGCCATTGGGGCTGGCGGCCTATGGCGGCAACTACAGTCAGTATGCGGCGGCGCGCGAGCAAGAACAGCAGGCATTCCAGTCGGCATTGCAAGGTGAGCGGATGCAGGCCAAGCGTGAGCAACGTGAGATGCTCGTGCAGATGGAGCGCCAGCAACGGCGCAATGCCCGCGGCGACCGTCAGGCCCGCGATGGCAATCAAACCAAACTGATCACCAATGCCCAGAAAGAGCGCAGTGAAAACAGCCAGGGAAAATTGCGCCTCAATCAACAGGTGGCCCGGGAGCAGCAGCAACAGCGGATCGCCGAGGCCCGGGCGCGGTGCGCACCGGAGATTCAACGCATGATGCTGTCTCCGGAAAGCGTAGTGCCCAATGGCAAGCTGATATTGCAGCTCAACGATGTCGTGCTGCCGTTCGGTCATACGGCGCCGATCAATCTGACGCTGACGGGGCCTAGGCGCATGGTGATCCTGGGCGCCAACGGCAGCGGCAAGTCGACCCTGTTGCGAGTAATCGCTGGCCAACTGCCGGTGCGCGGAGGCGAACTCATCTGCAGTTGCCACGTCGGCTGGCTGGATCAACACGCCGGATTGCAGTATCCCGAACGCACGGCGGTGCAGTGGCTCCATGAGAGTAATCCGGAGTTGCCCGAAGCCGAGGCACGAACCCGGCTGGCGCAGATGGGGATCGATGCGGATCGTGCGATGCTCGAGACCTGTCAGTTGAGTGGCGGCGAACGCCTGAAAATAGCCCTGGCGGCGCAGCTGTATGCACAGCGACCCCCGCAATTGCTGTTGCTGGACGAGCCGGATAACCATTTGGATCTGCCCAGTCGAATCGCGCTGGAGCAGATGCTTGATCAGTATCAAGGGGCCTTGATCGTCGTCTCTCACGACAGTGCTTTCCTGCAGGCCCTTCATCTGGATGCTGAGCTCCAGCTCAACAGCTAG